In the Halichoerus grypus chromosome 4, mHalGry1.hap1.1, whole genome shotgun sequence genome, one interval contains:
- the SCLY gene encoding selenocysteine lyase isoform X4 produces the protein MGSKADGHSFPSPVASGRKAKDIIDTARENVAKMICGKPQDIIFTSGGTESNNLVIHSVVKHFHQTRPSKGSLAELCSPLDGATPHLITCTVEHDSIRLPLEHLVEERVAAVTFVPVSKVNGQVEVADILAAVCPATCLVTIMLANNETGVIMPISEISQQIKALNQKRVASGLPVILLHTDAAQALGKRHVDVEDLGVDFLTIVGHKFYGPRIGALYVRGLGELTPLYPMLFGGGQERTFRPGTENTPMIAGLGKAAELVTRNCEAYEAHMRDVRDYLEERLEAEFDKQRIRLNSQFPGTERLPNTCNFSIQGPQLQGRAVLARCRTLLASVGAACHSDHADRPSPVLLSCGIPFDVARNALRLSVGRSTTRAEVDLIVQDLKQAVAQLEGQA, from the exons ATGGGAAGCAAGGCAGATGGCCACAGCTTCCCCTCTCCTGTAGCATCCG GTCGGAAGGCCAAGGACATTATTGACACAGCTCGGGAGAACGTCGCGAAGATGATATGTGGGAAACCTCAGGACATTATCTTCACTTCTGGGGGCACCGAG TCAAACAACTTAGTAATTCATTCCGTGGTGAAACATTTCCACCAAACCCGCCCCTCCAAGGGGAGCCTGGCCGAGCTGTGCAGCCCACTGGATGGGGCCACACCCCACCTTATCACCTGCACCGTGGAACACGACTCCATCCGTCTGCCCCTGGAGCACCTGGTGGAAGAACGGGTGGCCG cagTCACCTTTGTGCCAGTATCCAAGGTGAATGGGCAGGTGGAGGTTGCGGACATCCTGGCAGCTGTCTGCCCGGCCACGTGCCTCGTGACTATCATGCTGGCCAATAACGAGACTGGTGTCATTATG CCCATCTCTGAAATCAGTCAGCAAATTAAAGCCCTGAACCAGAAGCGGGTAGCTTCCGGGCTGCCGGTCATTCTGCTACACACAGATGCGGCACAGGCCCTGGGGAAACGGCACGTGGATGTGGAGGACCTGGGTGTGGACTTCCTGACCATCGTTGGGCACAAG ttctatgGTCCCAGGATTGGAGCACTTTACGTCCGAGGGCTTGGTGAACTCACCCCTCTGTACCCTATGCTGTTTGGAGGTGGACAAGAACGGACTTTCAGGCCAGG GACCGAGAACACGCCGATGATTGCCGGCCTTGGGAAG GCTGCTGAGCTGGTGACCAGGAATTGCGAGGCTTACGAGGCCCACATGAGAGATGTTCGTGACTACCTGGAGGAGCGGCTGGAG GCTGAATTTGATAAGCAGAGAATCCGTCTGAACAGCCAGTTTCCAGGGACCGAGCGGCTCCCCAACACATGCAACTTTTCTATCCAGGGACCCCAGCTCCAAG GCCGCGCGGTGCTGGCGCGGTGCAGGACGCTGCTGGCTAGTGTGGGGGCTGCGTGCCACTCGGACCACGCGGATCG GCCGTCCCCGGTGCTGCTGAGCTGTGGCATTCCCTTCGACGTGGCCAGGAACGCACTCCGGCTCAGCGTGGGCCGCAGCACCACCAGGGCCGAGGTGGACCTCATCGTGCAGGACCTGAAGCAGGCCGTGGCCCAGCTGGAGGGTCAGGCCTAG
- the LOC118532062 gene encoding cytochrome c oxidase subunit 7B, mitochondrial, translating to MFPIARSALSRLRVQSIPQTMARQSHPKRTPDFHDKYGNAVLASGATFCIAVWAYTATQIGIEWNLSPVGRVTPKEWRDQ from the coding sequence ATGTTTCCCATAGCCAGAAGCGCTCTAAGTCGTCTCCGAGTTCAAAGCATTCCACAAACAATGGCAAGGCAGAGCCACCCGAAAAGGACACCTGATTTCCATGACAAATATGGTAATGCCGTACTAGCTAGTGGAGCCACTTTCTGTATTGCTGTATGGGCATATACAGCAACACAAATTGGAATAGAATGGAACCTGTCCCCTGTTGGCAGAGTCACCCCAAAGGAATGGAGAGATCAGTAA